A stretch of DNA from Silvanigrella paludirubra:
CAATATTATCTAGCCTTTTTTTAAAAATATTACCAAGTTTATGCATTGAGTCCCCAGGCGTTACTGCCCTATGAGTGAAAAAGGAATAAGCAGGATCCCAAAGTTTATTATTTTTTTCATTTATTTTTCTGCACAAATTGTTCTTCAATTTCTTTCCAAATTTGCGCTTCATTAGCAGAAACTTGTCCTGCTAAATTTATAATTCCTACATCTATAAGTAGGCCAAAAGGAGAAAAAGCTAAGTTTGATATAATACTATTAGAGAATAACCCAGTTATATTCGAAAATAAATTAACAGCTCCTGCAACATGGAATCCTACATACATACCATTCGCAATGTTGCCGGACCATTTTCGGATTGTTGCGTATTTATCTTTAGCGTAATTAGAATTTGAAGCAAAAAGTATTGCATCAAAAATTGAAAATGCTACCCATGCTCCAGCATTAATGGCATAAGTTTGATTATTTATTTGAGTAAAGTAAGCTTGAGAAAAAGGAAGATTCGCAAGTATATATACCCCCCTTCTTGCGATATCGGCAGGATGCTGAAATTCGTCATAATAGCTTTTAATTGTTTGATAATTCGTTTTTTTTCTGTCTACTTCCATTTGTCTGTTAAATATATTTTCAACTGCAGTTTTATTTTTTATTTCACAATTATTTGGCATCATTGTTAATAAAACAAATGAAGTTAATTGTTTTGCTAAATTAACATCAACTTTATTATATTTGCTAGTTATATATTTATAAATAATATCCCTAGTATTCGCATCCCTTGCAGTAGCTTTCGAAGTCATAATTTTAGACATATTTTCTTCAAGGCATATGTCCCTGCTTTTAAAGAAACCGATTTTATTTTGATCACTTGTTAGTAAATAAAGAGATTGTAATGTTGAAGCCTTTAACGCTTCCAATTGTATTCTTAATGTATCGGCAATAATTTTATTACTACGTGAGTAATACAAAGTTTTATAATATAAATCCCGAATTTTAGGAATTTCTTTTTCATACTGTTTTTGTTCTAAAAAAATATTTTCTGTATAATAACTACTACCAAATTTAAAATATTTATCACAATTTTCTTTTAATTCACAGTAATATTTGAATGCATTTGCAAAGTAAAAATTAAACTGTCCAGTTCTAGAAGTTGATTCCTTAATATTTTTTAATGCTGACTTTATGGCATCTAAATTTGGTAATTTATTATCTTTTACTATAGATAATTCTTGATCAGCCAAAAAATATTTATTTTTTTTGACCAGATTATAAGCACTCTTAGTAGCATTTTCTACAACTGTTTTCGCTGTACCAATACCTGTAAGAATTGCAAACGTTTGAGTAGTTGCGACAACACCTCCTATTGGTGGTATTGCTATAGAAAAAACAACTGCATGAAAACCAAGTACTGGAATAACAAACATATTAAATAATGTACTATCAGAAGGTGTTAAAAAATAATAATCAAATCTATCCCAATAATGCTTACTCTGGTTTTCCCTTGTTAAGTAAAAGTTAAAATTCATATTTTTATACCAAAAGTGGAAATTCTGTTTTTTAGCCACTTCATGATACTTATTATTTAATTCAGAATAACCAGGATAAAACGTTTTTGCCGCAACTTTTTCAGAAAAAATAAGTTTTTGAGAAACATTTTCTTTTTCTAAAAATTTTACTACTTCACTTTTATTTTCTATTTTTGAAAAAATTTCAATTAAATATTGCTGAACTTCTTTTTCACTCATTTTAGACTTTTTAGGATCTGTATGAATTTCTGAGCTCAAAAAATAAGTTAACGATTTAAAATAGGACTCACATAGCGTTTGGGAAGGTTCAAAATAATATTTTTCTTCTTCTTTTGAAAGCTTTATTTGTAGTGCAAGATCTTTTTGAGTATATTTAGTAAATGTAAGATCTGATTTATTTTCTTCATTAATTTTATTCGTATCAGGATCTATATTTTGAGAACTTTCTGCATTCAAACTTGGAATCTCACTTGAAGAAGACGATTTAGCTTTAAAACCTAAATCGTAAGACTGCTCGTTTTTACTAAATAGACCCATAACTCACCTCCAAGACATATGACTCATTAGCATACAAAACATCTAAAATTCCTAAAGCAAGTTTTATTCCAGTTTGGTATTCTATTTAGAATTAGCTTGGTGATAGATAGAGTTTTTAAATTATTATAATAATTGGTATAATTTATTTTTAAAAATACATATGTTTGCTACTAAATAAATTTTTTTATTTTATTAAAAAAATTTAACAAGCGGTTCTTCTTTTAAAAGAACAACACATGAAGAGTTTTATTTTTTCATTTAATTTGATCTCAAACTCTCTTTGATTGTTTGTCCTTTCCAAAAGAGAATGGAACTATAGCTAATAACATTATGAAATAGTTAAGTAACATCACACATTGCCTGCTTCAAATCTAAAGCCTGGTATTGCGACATCTACTTATCCGAAAGTGGACTTTCTTCATAAATCAAATGTAATATTTTTGCAGAGGATCAGCTTATTGATGACGTGTGAGATAATCTGCTTTCATTTCAGTCTCAAGTTTAGGGATAAGAGTTATCACTTTTAAAGAGACATTTGGTCTTTGCTCTTTAAAAGACTCATAGCCAGTAATACAAGAATTGCATGCTGGTTTAGAGGTATAAACGTTTAATTCGCCAACGATATTTGGAACTTCAATTGTTCTATCCAAGAATTGATTCAGCAATTTATACTCAGAGTCCGCAATGCGCGCATCTTTTTCCAAAATAAATTGTTCGGATTTAAATTTTTTTAGAGTCTCTTCGCCCAATTCTTGCATATTTTTTAAATCGTAGAACTCTTCAATCATATCAGCTTTTTTTTTGCCTTGATTAATCGGGAGTTTCTCAAAAATTTCAAATTCTTGTGTATTTGCTAAATCGTTTTTATTTAAATCAGAATTTCTTCTTTTAGTATTGATAGCTGGAATATAATTCTTTCCAAATTGATTAACCATTATAATATTATCTTGCAATAGTGTATCAATAATATGAAGTCTTTCATTTAAGGCTTCTTTATTTAAAGGGTATTCATTATTTCTAATCTTATCCTGTAATTTTTGTTTTAATTGCGTTGAAGGCTTTTTAAATTCAAAATTCATTCCACTTATTGAATAATACTTTTCTTTTTCTCCGCTACTTTTTATGAACTCTGCATAAGAAAATGTCTTTGATTGATTTAAGAAATTTATTCGATCTGTCGTTTCATAATCAGATAAATAACTTATATTTTTGAACAAGATTACTTTTAAATCTTTATCAATTTCATCTAAAAGAAGTTTAATTTTAATTGAATCATTCATTTTTGGAAGATTTTTAGATGATAAAACTTCACCATTTATAGTATAACTAAAATCTGTTACAACAACATGATCTTCCACTGGGATGGGGCGAATATCTAAATTTTTTAAGTCTTGTTGTGTTTTAGTTATTTTTTTATTTATAGCTGCCATATCTGCTTGCAACTGATTAATTACTCCGTCTGCTTTTTTTTCGTTTCTTGCATTATCGAAATTACTTTTCGCAGTTTTTAAACTTTCATTTTCTGATGACAATCTTTCAATTAATTTAAACTTCTCATTATTTGCTTTTAAATACTTCATTTGATCTAATAAATTATAAGTTAGTTTATTAAATTCATCTCCCCCTATAAAATTTGGTAAATTTTCATTTAACTTATTTTTTAATAATTCAATTTTGGTTGAAGCAAATACTGCTCTTAAAACATAATCTTTAAACTTATTTGCAAGAAAATCATTTGATGAAAATAACTCATATCTCGAAACAACTTTATTTAAAAACTCATGAGCTTCATTAAAAACTCGATACTGTTCACCTTTATCTTTAACTACGATCTCTTGATTTTTAAAATTAAGCAAATAATTACAGTCAGAATTTGCTGCAACAGAAATACCTGAACAGGTAAAAATACTTATAACGAAAATACTTTTTATTAAGTTTAACTGCATAAAGAATCCTTCAAACTATGTTTAATTTTTTAATTTAATGTTCCTAGTTAAATATTTGATTGACTTCACCATCTAATAAATCTTCCAATATAGAATCTAATTTTTCACTTGATAAAATAATAGAGTCATCTAATTCTACTTGTAAATCTTCCTTTACTACTTCACGCCAATAAAAGAAGTCCTTAATTGTTATATAAGAATAATTAATTTTTCCTTCTAAGAATTGCACATATAAATCATTATTTATTCTGCCAAATTTTAATGCTATTTTTCCATTTTCAGACTTTGTTTTATCAATTCTTTGAAATTTAATTGCCTCGGACAAATTAGCATACTTCATAACATAATATGAATTAGGTTTAACATCAGAAGTTTCACTGTCAAAATCAACATTAAATTCACTTCCATTTTTTCCATCTAAAATATTTGTTATTTGACTTAAAATTCCATCAGGGATAGAAAGATTTTCCCCTAACTGAATTTGTAGATGCCTATTTTTCTGGTGCTCAAACCAATTTTTTACAATTATAATATAAGTATTATTTAAATTAGAATCTAAAAGCTCAATTTTTAAGTGTTTCTTTTTATACTTTAAATCGATAAATTTAGTAAAATTAATATTTTTAATATTATTTTCATTATCATTAATGATTAAATTATCTAGTTTATTAAGCGCATCTTCATTTTCAATGATTGAAAGATAAACAGAATTTTGTTTATCTTTATTATTTACATTATAGACATAGCTGTCATGTCCACTGCCACCAACTACAGTTGAGTAAAATTTATCTGCATTATTATCTAAGAATAAATTATTAAGTAAGATATTTTTTTGACTCACATTTTTACTTGAATCAAAATTCAAAATAAGAGTATCATCCCCTCCATTTCCATAAATGCTATCAAAACCACCCTCACCATAAATTATATTATCTTTATCATCAGCAGTTATGTTATCATTTTTTTGTGTCCCTATTATATTTTTAATACTCGTTTTTATATCCATACTAGCCATATTAAGCAATGAATTTTCTGCTTTCATTTTATATGTATCGATACTCGTCTTGTATTCTTTTGAATTTGAATTTTCACTAGTATTATCAAAAATTTCACCTGTTTTAGAAGTTAATATATTTCCTTTTAAGTCTGAAATTAAAAGGTGCTGATGATTTATACTAGCAAAATAGCTGCGAACTATAATTGCTGGGACAAAATTATCTTCAACGTAAAAGCCAAGAATTAAATCATTTTCAATTTTTTGCGACCTTAAATTGTTAAGATCAGTCATAATGACATCAAACGCCTCTGATTTACTATCAAAACTAGAATCATAATTATCTATAATTTTAATACCCGTCAGGTTACTTTGTAAGTTTTTATTAATTTCGTTACCTTGGGTTTTAATTTTTAAATAAGATAGATTTAATTCTTCTAGCAAATAGAGCAAATCTTGCTGAAAATTTATTTTATCTAGCTGCGTTTGAAAATTTTCTATTTTATCACTTATATAAATACGGTAAGGATCATTTTCTAGCTTTGCTAAGTTTTCAATATTTGAAATAATTTCTGTGTAACTAGCAAACTTCGCTTTTAAATCATTTATTTTACCCTTCATAGTTCTAATATCACTTGATACACCACGATCGGTAACAGCAGTTTCAATTTTAATTATATTACTTGATATTTCTTTAATATTATTCTCTGAAATTCTTGCAACTTCGCGAAAATCTAGATTAGCATAGTCAAAATCTTTTAAATTTCTTAAATATTCTTGTGGCGAATAATTATATTCTTCTCTAAACCAACTGTAATGATTTTTAATTTTATTAATAGAGGATTGTAAATTTCCTTTTGTATTAGTTATTTTCTGAATTTCACTTTTAATATTTGTGATATTTCTCTCAATTAATGAAAAATAATCGGAAATATTATTAATCCCAGAATTGTATAAATCATTTTTTAAGATGACATAAGTATCGTTATTTCCACCTCCTGAAAGAATATCTTTACCTTTTCCAGGATACAAAATATCATTCCCATCATATCCAAATAATTTGTCATCACCATTATAACCAAAGAATACGTTATTTTCTTTGTTACCATGAATGGTATCTTCTTGATTTGATCCAATGACATTTTCAATATTTCTTAATTCAGGTAAATTGGATTTTACTTTTAATTTCTGATCAAGACTTAGCACCAAATTTTTTTCTTTTATGCCTTGTAAATTCAGTGTATCAATGCCATTTTTTCCATCAAGATAACCTTTATCCTCAGTTTTATTTTGAATTTCATCAAAAAATTCAAATATATCATCATTATTTCCTCCTTCAACTTGCATAAAAAAAGTTGCAGGATGTATATTAAATAAATTAATTGTATTTTTATCGGCAACAATCGTATGTATCATATTCCCTTGCTGGCCTTGACTACCATAGCCTACAAAATATAAATTCGCTTTTTTATTTGCAGGAACTGCAGCAAGCAGATTTTCTTGCTCCCGAGTATTGTTTGATTGTTTAACAACCATTCGCTTATCTAAATCAACAGCTGGACAAGGATCTGTATCATTACGCCATGTAAAACTTAAATCTTTTTTCAAGGATGCATAGATGCTATATTCATCATAACTTAATAAATAACTTTTATTTCTAATACTATTAGGAGTTAATATATCTTTTGTAGTTTCTTTATGCTGTAAAATATTTGAATAATTTTGAATATAATTCAGGTGTGCCTTTTCTAATTCTCCTGAATTTTCAGAGAAGTAAGAATTATTTGTTAGACAAATATGATCTTCATTTTTAAGTTGTTTTTGCTCAGTTTTGTAACCACTAAGATCATCACCAATATATTTTGAATGGGTATAGGGTATATATAAAAATATTTGAGGATAAATTAACTTACTTATATAATACAAATTCGACTGTTTATTATCTCTATAATTTTTGAAAAATAATTCATTATTTTCTTTTAAAATGCCTGGAATATAAATTTCTTGAATGTGATGAGCAGATTTTCGCGTCCTAAGTTTAAGGTCTTTATCCATTTCATATAAACCAAAAAAAGACTCTATCGATCTAGGTACAACATAGTTTTCATTAAAACCAAATCGCCTTAATTCATCTGCTATCCTTACTGCATTGTAAGTTCCTTGGGAAAACATAATTGTAAAACCAACCGCTGCTCCTATAGGGCCAGCTTTTGCTGATAAAGGAAGGAGAAGAGCTGTTCCCACTGAAGTAACTGCACTCGCCGTATTAAGGCTGGCATTGACAATATAATCCTGCTTTTTAAAAGGATCTGTCTCTACATTCGCAGCTTTAAATAACTCAACCGCATTATAAATTTCAAAACCTGCAGAAGCAATATTTAATGCTACCTGTACTTTAGTAATATTTTTAAAAGTATTCTGATGCCCATTCCAATATGCTGCACTTCTACTTGCTTTAAATAAATCTAAAGCTAAATCTGCATTATTCGTGCCTAAATGCAATGAATCTTTTATACCTGTACCAATATTTCCATTCTGAAAGGAACTATTAATATTGCTAAAAGCATTTGGCATTGTAACAAAATTCATTAATACATTGTATTTATTTGCTCCACTTGCAAATTTCTCAACCCCTTTATATGCGTATTTTTTTACTTTTGTAAGCTTACTGGTGGTATAATTTTTGGTTGCATTTTTATTAATAATATTTTCATAATTGATCAACTTATTTAACTCATTCTCGGTAAGATGATGAATTTCGATTTTTTTACTTACGCTGTCAATTGTATTTATCATTTTTTTACTTGCATCAAAGGTATTAAAAAGAGGTTTTTTATTTGTATTTTTAGAGTCTAAATGAAACAAAGCATTGTTTTTTTTCATGTCAATAACAAGTTTTGTGAGATCATTTTTTTCGTTATTAAAATAAGCTAATTTTGTTTTAATAAAATCATTGTTTCCATCTTTCAAACGCAAAGTATTTAAAAAATCAACCATTTCATTTATTGCATGATACTGCAGATAAACTTCAGAAAATGCGACCTTATTTATTTTCTTTAATTTGCTTGTATATTCTTGCTGATCTTCACGCGCACTTAAATTTTTTTTAACTTCTTCAATCTCTGTGATGTCAAGACCGCAAGCGGCAGCTTCTAACACTAGATTTTCATATTTTTCCTGCGAGTCACCACTTTGCTGTTTATTACAACTATAAATTGAAGTTGCTATAACAAATAATAGCGAAAATTTTGCTGTATTTCTTTGGGTTACAGTATACATTTTTATCAATCCTTGATACAATTTATTGCAAACTCTATATAAGGCCATTTACCTTACGACTCGATGTGTTTAGCGAAACAAGTTTTATAACCTACTTATTTTTTAGATAAACACAAATTTAATTTTGCAAAATATGTAAAATAAAATATTTTAGAAAAACAGAATAAAGATGAAACCGCATTAAAAACGGCTCTGTCGCAGAAATAGTTCAACTGAGAGTAAAGTATTTTCGATTAACAGATATTTTGGAATGTTTTTTTATGAGGTATAAATTGCTAAAAAATTAGGCCACTTTGTTTAGTTTGAATTATTTTAAAGCGAATCTGACATAGACGTTGCTTTTTGAAAATAGCAATTTTGGATTGATTTTATATTTTTTTTAATTTTCATAAAAATAAACATGAGAAATGAATTAAATTATGATAACTTCATTTTGTCCGATTTTTATAATCGATTTATAATTCATTTTGTAAAAATCAAAAATTAAATACGGAAATAATATAATAAAAATAATTTTATATATAATTTTTAATTTCTTATTTGTAAATTTAGCATATGGAGAGACAAAAATGCATGTGCTTTTAGATGAAAGTAACGTAAGTCCTTATTCGGTTGATGCGAGAGGAGGAACCTTAGCAACCTTTAATGCTTTTTAGGATGGTATGATTCAATTAAAGAAAAATA
This window harbors:
- a CDS encoding deaminase domain-containing protein, with protein sequence MQLNLIKSIFVISIFTCSGISVAANSDCNYLLNFKNQEIVVKDKGEQYRVFNEAHEFLNKVVSRYELFSSNDFLANKFKDYVLRAVFASTKIELLKNKLNENLPNFIGGDEFNKLTYNLLDQMKYLKANNEKFKLIERLSSENESLKTAKSNFDNARNEKKADGVINQLQADMAAINKKITKTQQDLKNLDIRPIPVEDHVVVTDFSYTINGEVLSSKNLPKMNDSIKIKLLLDEIDKDLKVILFKNISYLSDYETTDRINFLNQSKTFSYAEFIKSSGEKEKYYSISGMNFEFKKPSTQLKQKLQDKIRNNEYPLNKEALNERLHIIDTLLQDNIIMVNQFGKNYIPAINTKRRNSDLNKNDLANTQEFEIFEKLPINQGKKKADMIEEFYDLKNMQELGEETLKKFKSEQFILEKDARIADSEYKLLNQFLDRTIEVPNIVGELNVYTSKPACNSCITGYESFKEQRPNVSLKVITLIPKLETEMKADYLTRHQ